One part of the Hydra vulgaris chromosome 01, alternate assembly HydraT2T_AEP genome encodes these proteins:
- the LOC136074180 gene encoding uncharacterized protein LOC136074180 — translation MTPTKYEHLLSLIAPAITKSSLRRETIGASERLMVTLKYVFGGTSQIDLAGMFRISPTSVGRIINETCIAIRTILLAKEYISFPKSEDEWKAIANELEKKWNFSNCIEAIDGKHIVMQAPSRSGSFYFNYKKSH, via the coding sequence atGACACCTACAAAGTATGAACATTTGTTAAGCTTAATTGCACCAGCAATTACAAAATCTTCTCTCAGACGTGAAACAATTGGAGCTAGTGAAAGATTAATGGTCACTTTGAAATACGTTTTTGGAGGCACTTCACAAATAGATTTAGCAGGTATGTTTCGAATAAGTCCGACTTCCGTAGGAAGAATAATAAACGAAACCTGTATTGCTATACGGACTATTTTGCTGGCTAAAGAATATATTAGCTTTCCAAAAAGCGAAGATGAATGGAAAGCTATAGCAAACGAGTTGGAGAAGAAATGGAACTTCTCCAATTGCATAGAGGCTATTGATGGGAAACATATTGTTATGCAAGCCCCTTCAAGATCAGGGTCATTCtactttaattacaaaaaatctcACTAA